In Myxococcales bacterium, one DNA window encodes the following:
- the leuC gene encoding 3-isopropylmalate dehydratase large subunit, with product MSTTSDTKPRTLFRKVWDAHTVRELSTGHTQLFIGTHLIHEVTSPQAFAMIRELGLGVRFPARTFATVDHIVPTDTRIRPLSDPMAEAMMSELEKNCRDFKIELFDIPSGQQGIVHVIGPELGLTQPGMTIACGDSHTSTHGAFGSIAFGIGTSQVRDVLATQTLAMATLKVRRVSITGKLGHGVYAKDVTLAIIRELGVNGGVGYAYEYAGPVVDAMTMEERMTLCNMAIEGGARCGYVNPDETTFEYLRGRARVPQGEAFDRAVAVWRGIASDSGAEFDDEIELAGELIEPTVTWGINPAQNIGVGGRIPNPAEVPDEERASITEALDYMDLTPGKRISGTPIDVAFIGSCTNGRISDMREAARVAKTGKVKPGVRALVVPGSHEVARLAEAEGLDEIFRQAGFEWREPGCSMCLAMNPDKLRGREICASSSNRNFQGRQGSPTGRTLLMSPAMVAAAAIAGKVVDVREVL from the coding sequence ATGAGCACAACAAGCGACACGAAGCCCAGAACCCTGTTCCGAAAAGTCTGGGACGCGCACACGGTCCGCGAACTGTCGACCGGTCACACGCAACTCTTCATCGGGACTCACCTGATCCACGAAGTAACCAGCCCCCAGGCCTTCGCGATGATTCGCGAACTGGGACTCGGGGTTCGCTTTCCCGCGCGGACATTCGCGACCGTGGATCACATCGTTCCGACCGACACCCGCATCCGCCCACTTTCGGATCCAATGGCCGAGGCCATGATGAGCGAGCTCGAAAAAAACTGTCGGGACTTCAAGATCGAGTTGTTCGACATCCCGAGCGGTCAGCAGGGGATCGTCCACGTCATCGGACCCGAACTGGGGCTGACGCAACCCGGTATGACCATTGCCTGCGGCGACAGCCACACCTCGACCCACGGTGCGTTCGGTTCGATCGCCTTCGGGATCGGCACCAGCCAGGTGCGCGACGTTCTCGCCACCCAGACCCTGGCGATGGCGACCCTCAAGGTTCGACGGGTGAGCATCACCGGGAAACTGGGACACGGTGTCTACGCAAAGGACGTCACCCTCGCGATCATCCGGGAACTCGGGGTCAACGGTGGCGTGGGCTACGCGTACGAATATGCGGGCCCCGTGGTCGATGCCATGACGATGGAAGAGCGCATGACCTTGTGCAACATGGCGATCGAAGGGGGTGCGCGCTGCGGGTACGTGAATCCCGACGAGACCACCTTCGAATACTTGCGCGGTCGCGCAAGGGTGCCCCAGGGTGAGGCGTTCGACCGCGCCGTCGCGGTATGGCGCGGCATCGCCAGCGACTCCGGCGCCGAGTTCGACGACGAAATCGAACTCGCCGGAGAATTGATCGAACCGACGGTGACCTGGGGAATCAACCCAGCCCAGAACATTGGCGTGGGGGGACGCATCCCGAATCCCGCGGAAGTGCCCGATGAAGAACGGGCATCGATCACCGAAGCCCTCGACTACATGGACCTGACCCCGGGCAAGCGAATTTCCGGCACGCCAATCGATGTTGCGTTCATCGGGTCCTGCACGAACGGTCGCATCTCCGACATGCGCGAGGCCGCTCGAGTCGCCAAGACCGGCAAGGTGAAGCCCGGTGTGCGAGCGCTCGTGGTTCCAGGTTCCCACGAGGTCGCGAGGCTGGCCGAGGCAGAAGGACTCGATGAGATTTTTCGACAGGCCGGCTTTGAGTGGCGAGAGCCGGGGTGCTCCATGTGCCTGGCGATGAATCCCGACAAGCTGCGGGGACGAGAGATCTGTGCGTCTTCAAGCAATCGAAATTTCCAAGGACGACAGGGCTCTCCCACCGGGAGAACGCTGCTGATGTCACCGGCCATGGTGGCTGCGGCCGCGATCGCCGGCAAAGTGGTCGATGTAAGGGAGGTCCTCTAG
- the tkt gene encoding transketolase produces MPSDLSPQLRQQVENTIRFLAVDAVQKANSGHPGAPMALAGPVFELWDSQMRFDPEDAEWPMRDRFVLSNGHASMLLYSLLHLWGYKLPLEELTRFRQLGAKTPGHPEYRETPGVEVTTGPLGQGIAHAVGMALAGRMTAAQFGSSSSSSSSEHESSAGAPGSHMVYGVLSDGDLMEGISGEASSLAGHLGLGNLVFLYDDNQITIDGGTELAFTENVKQRYEAYGWHVIDGLDGRDSAGIRVALERGKAETERPSLIMVSTVIGLGSKAIEGTSKAHGAPLGAEEVVRAKQNMGWPTDPEFLIPDEVKAYLAERIEQKRNERRAIDTQTAAWRAAEPQRAAAWDAARARKLPANLAALLCEGMDGEAATRKHSGNVLQKLSELVPFMVGGSADLAGSAAPPIIKGVGTIGIDEGQGRFAGRNIHFGIREHAMGAITNGIALDGTFIPYSGTFLIFSDYMRPSIRLAALMKLRSIFVFTHDSFFVGEDGPTHQPIEQVDSLHLIPGLTVFRPADGLETAMSYAWILEHAEGPVTLALTRQNLRPLERSADFDRESILKGGYIVRESEGELDAVILASGSEVMLACDCAAKLAASGIHVRVVSVPCLELLNQQPDSYIDSLVPDNVPAIAVEAGSAQSFRALVGRRGMIWGMKGFGASAPGGNLAEHFGFTPDQLSERIREFLAK; encoded by the coding sequence ATGCCGAGCGATCTCTCCCCCCAGCTCCGTCAGCAAGTTGAGAACACCATCCGCTTCCTCGCCGTAGATGCCGTTCAAAAGGCGAATAGCGGTCATCCCGGGGCACCCATGGCCCTGGCCGGACCCGTCTTCGAACTCTGGGATTCGCAGATGCGATTCGATCCCGAGGATGCGGAATGGCCGATGCGCGATCGTTTCGTGCTGTCGAATGGTCACGCGTCGATGCTGTTGTATTCGCTGCTGCATCTGTGGGGCTACAAGCTGCCGCTCGAAGAGCTGACGAGGTTTCGTCAGCTCGGAGCGAAGACGCCCGGACATCCGGAGTATCGCGAGACGCCCGGTGTCGAAGTCACCACCGGACCCTTGGGACAGGGGATTGCCCACGCAGTCGGTATGGCCCTGGCCGGGCGCATGACGGCCGCGCAATTTGGTTCGTCTTCCTCGTCGTCATCGTCAGAACACGAGAGCAGCGCGGGTGCACCCGGAAGCCACATGGTCTACGGCGTGTTGAGTGACGGCGATTTGATGGAAGGAATCTCCGGTGAAGCCTCTTCATTGGCCGGCCATCTCGGTTTGGGCAATCTGGTCTTCCTCTACGACGACAACCAGATCACGATCGACGGCGGCACCGAACTCGCATTCACGGAAAACGTCAAGCAGCGATACGAGGCCTACGGCTGGCATGTAATCGACGGACTCGACGGTCGCGATTCCGCGGGGATTCGCGTTGCCCTCGAGCGCGGCAAGGCCGAGACCGAGCGGCCCAGCCTGATCATGGTGAGTACGGTGATCGGACTGGGGAGCAAGGCGATCGAGGGAACGAGCAAGGCTCACGGTGCGCCCCTGGGTGCGGAAGAGGTGGTTCGCGCCAAGCAAAACATGGGCTGGCCGACGGACCCCGAATTTCTGATACCGGACGAAGTCAAGGCCTACCTCGCAGAGCGCATCGAGCAAAAGCGCAACGAACGGCGCGCGATCGACACCCAGACCGCCGCATGGCGAGCGGCTGAGCCCCAGCGAGCCGCGGCGTGGGATGCGGCGCGAGCGCGCAAGCTTCCCGCCAACCTCGCTGCGTTGTTGTGCGAAGGCATGGACGGCGAAGCCGCGACCCGCAAGCACTCGGGCAACGTCTTGCAGAAGCTATCTGAACTGGTGCCCTTCATGGTCGGGGGGTCTGCCGACCTCGCGGGTTCTGCCGCTCCGCCGATCATCAAGGGCGTGGGGACGATCGGAATCGACGAGGGGCAGGGTCGCTTCGCCGGACGCAACATCCACTTCGGCATTCGCGAACACGCGATGGGCGCGATTACCAACGGCATCGCGCTGGATGGGACTTTCATTCCCTACTCGGGAACCTTTCTGATCTTCAGCGATTATATGCGGCCTTCGATCCGGTTGGCCGCCCTGATGAAGCTGCGCTCGATCTTCGTCTTCACCCACGACTCGTTCTTCGTCGGCGAAGACGGCCCCACGCATCAACCGATCGAACAAGTTGATTCGCTCCACCTGATTCCTGGCCTCACGGTGTTTCGCCCGGCGGACGGACTGGAAACCGCGATGTCCTACGCCTGGATCCTCGAACACGCGGAGGGACCTGTGACCTTGGCCTTGACCCGCCAGAACCTGCGACCCCTGGAGCGGTCGGCCGACTTCGATCGCGAGTCGATCTTGAAGGGGGGCTATATCGTCCGCGAAAGCGAAGGCGAACTCGACGCGGTGATCCTGGCGAGTGGTTCCGAGGTGATGCTCGCCTGTGACTGCGCCGCCAAGCTCGCAGCCTCGGGGATCCACGTGCGGGTGGTTTCGGTTCCCTGCCTGGAACTGCTGAATCAGCAGCCCGACAGCTATATCGATTCACTCGTGCCCGACAACGTTCCCGCCATCGCAGTCGAGGCCGGCTCCGCACAGAGCTTCCGCGCCCTGGTCGGGCGCCGCGGAATGATCTGGGGGATGAAGGGGTTCGGCGCGTCGGCACCGGGGGGCAACCTGGCTGAGCATTTCGGGTTTACTCCAGACCAGTTGAGTGAGCGCATTCGCGAATTTCTGGCAAAGTAG
- a CDS encoding YheU family protein, with the protein MVDTTDDDNRYLVLNSADLNADSLRGLIEEFVSRDGTDYGQLERTLDQKVDAVMRQLEVGEVCIVFDREEERANLILASEL; encoded by the coding sequence TTGGTCGACACCACGGACGACGATAATCGGTATCTAGTCCTGAACTCGGCGGACCTCAATGCGGATTCACTGCGCGGACTGATCGAAGAGTTTGTGAGCCGCGACGGGACCGACTACGGACAGCTGGAAAGAACGCTGGATCAGAAAGTTGATGCGGTGATGCGTCAACTCGAAGTTGGGGAAGTTTGCATTGTCTTCGATCGGGAAGAAGAGCGTGCGAATCTTATTTTGGCTTCGGAACTCTAG
- a CDS encoding POT family MFS transporter: protein MASSQYRTAPVNSDEMPKGIPFIIGNEAAERFSYYGMRAVLVIFMTQYLRDSAGDLAVLSDAKATEYYHLFSTAVYFTPIAGALLADVFLGKYRTIVSLSIVYCLGHLALAMDDTIVGLAIGLGLISIGSGGIKPCVSSHVGDQFGDANAELLPKIYSYFYFAINLGASISTLLTPLLLEHYGPHAAFGLPGALMILATWVFWFGRNRFVHIPPGGRAFIKQAFSGEGIAIMLRLGLVYLFIAIFWALFDQSGSTWVLQANKMDRQFLGIEWLPSQIQALNPILILIFIPLFTQFVYPMLGRFIVLTPLRKISAGLFIATGSFLICALIETWIEAGQTPSIGWQLVAYAIITAAEVLVSITALEFSYTQAPRRTKSFIMSLFLMSVSLGNLVTAAINRFIQNPDGSSSLEGASYFLFFSGLMFASAVIFVPVAMAFKEKTYIQESEP, encoded by the coding sequence ATGGCCAGCAGCCAATACCGAACTGCTCCCGTAAACAGCGATGAGATGCCCAAGGGCATCCCCTTCATCATCGGCAACGAAGCGGCCGAGCGCTTTAGCTACTACGGCATGCGGGCGGTCCTGGTCATCTTCATGACCCAGTACCTGCGCGACTCGGCTGGCGATCTCGCGGTGCTGAGCGATGCAAAGGCCACGGAGTACTACCATCTATTCAGCACGGCGGTGTACTTCACCCCGATCGCGGGTGCCCTGCTCGCCGACGTCTTTCTCGGGAAATACCGAACGATCGTGAGCCTCTCGATTGTCTACTGCCTGGGCCACCTGGCGCTGGCGATGGACGACACGATCGTGGGACTCGCGATCGGACTCGGCTTGATCTCGATCGGATCTGGCGGCATCAAGCCCTGCGTATCTTCTCATGTGGGCGATCAGTTCGGCGACGCCAATGCCGAGCTATTGCCAAAGATCTATTCGTACTTCTACTTCGCAATCAATCTCGGGGCCTCGATCTCGACATTACTCACTCCGCTCTTGCTCGAGCACTACGGTCCCCACGCAGCATTCGGCCTTCCCGGTGCGTTGATGATCCTGGCGACGTGGGTCTTTTGGTTCGGGCGCAACCGCTTCGTCCATATCCCACCCGGGGGCCGTGCCTTTATCAAGCAAGCGTTCAGCGGCGAAGGCATTGCCATCATGCTGCGCCTCGGCCTGGTCTATCTCTTCATCGCCATCTTCTGGGCGCTATTCGATCAATCTGGATCGACCTGGGTCTTGCAGGCCAACAAGATGGATCGCCAATTCTTGGGAATCGAATGGCTTCCTTCTCAGATCCAGGCCCTCAATCCAATCCTGATTCTGATTTTCATCCCGCTGTTTACCCAGTTCGTCTATCCAATGCTGGGGCGGTTCATCGTCCTCACCCCCCTGCGCAAAATCTCGGCGGGGTTGTTCATCGCGACCGGGTCGTTTTTGATCTGCGCGTTGATCGAAACCTGGATCGAAGCGGGCCAAACTCCCAGCATCGGCTGGCAGCTCGTCGCCTACGCGATCATCACCGCGGCCGAAGTACTCGTATCCATCACCGCGCTCGAGTTTTCCTATACCCAGGCACCGCGAAGAACCAAGTCCTTCATCATGTCGCTCTTCTTGATGAGCGTATCCCTCGGTAATCTCGTCACCGCGGCGATCAACAGATTCATCCAAAACCCCGACGGCTCCTCCAGCCTCGAAGGCGCGAGCTACTTCCTGTTCTTTTCGGGATTGATGTTTGCATCGGCCGTAATCTTCGTACCGGTCGCGATGGCATTCAAAGAGAAGACCTACATCCAGGAAAGCGAACCCTAG
- a CDS encoding error-prone DNA polymerase produces MPPSIPKHGRSRPPANEYIELRARSAFCFLEGASLPEAIALRAAEFEYPALALADRDGVYASPRFHRACAANGVRAIHGAEIRLRSPGQPIEGELLLLVESAKGWRNLSRLLTLGQRKKSKDSPNRPRPESAPFLTWDELEEHADGLTALVRGDATLDATFLDRSHALFGARAGDQGERARLWVDVSRHLDRDHERAARRASAMAESQGVQVVASGDVRTARPEERNLLDALTCLYARTSLDRAGRRLLRNGERHLKARHEMVARFADRPDWIHATRTIAERCHFGLEVLEYHFPEYPLEPGESQDAALRRLTYEGARSRYGAPLPSPVHRQLEHELAIIARLGLAGYFLIVHDISCFARSRDILVQGRGSAANSAVCYSLAITAVDPVGMKLLFERFLSEERGEWPDIDLDLPSGDQRETVIQYVFKKYGERGAAMTANVITYRTRLAVRELGKVLGMSPETIGRLSKLIASIDHRDEFDTLEATLAQAGVDPAAPRIHRLLGLVEQIRGLPRHLGQHSGGVVIAAGHLDEVVPIEPASMKDRSVVQWDKDDCSQMGIIKIDLLGLGMLAALEVTTSLIQKHEGIEVDLAKLPQDDPATYAMMRAADTIGVFQIESRAQMATLPRLKPKCFYDLVVEIALIRPGPIVGQMVNPYLERRAGRQEVSYPHPSLEPVLERTLGVPLFQEQILRIAMIAAGFSGGEAEELRRAMGFKRSEERMDRIEARLRAGMTERGVSAKARDEIVQYISSFARYGFPESHSASFALIAYASAYLKRHHPAAFLAGLLNSYPLGFYNPATLVKDAQRHGVVVRPVDVTASDWQCTLEPGVIADINDDGAERPVPAVRIGLRYVGGLSQRAAEQLLEQRAVGPFHGMPDLTKRVTLKRDEITALAELGALAMLPGAPGREHRRAALWQVAALERDPRSLFAGLPPEARSQTDRDRNRRRKPKRKQAASPLAELSPIERTLADYRLSGLTTGPQILAYLREGLRRRGVLSAVELRSVENGRFVRTAGHVIVRQHPGTARGFTFLTLEDETGTSNAILTPDMFRRFRVPLATSAIIEIAGPLQNARGVIHVKVGHLAALTSKAAHATENTENTLQRTKLPPGRHFR; encoded by the coding sequence ATGCCCCCCAGCATCCCGAAGCACGGCCGCAGTCGCCCGCCCGCAAATGAATACATCGAGCTGCGTGCCCGCAGTGCGTTTTGCTTTCTCGAAGGGGCGTCCCTTCCCGAAGCCATCGCCCTGCGCGCCGCCGAGTTCGAGTACCCGGCCCTCGCCCTGGCGGATCGCGATGGGGTTTACGCAAGCCCGCGCTTTCACCGGGCTTGCGCGGCCAACGGCGTGCGGGCGATCCACGGTGCGGAGATCCGGTTGCGAAGCCCGGGACAACCGATCGAGGGCGAGCTGCTCTTGTTGGTCGAGTCCGCGAAGGGTTGGCGCAACCTTTCGCGACTGCTCACCTTGGGACAACGGAAGAAGAGCAAGGACTCCCCGAACCGACCGCGCCCGGAGTCGGCTCCCTTCCTCACCTGGGATGAACTCGAGGAACATGCCGACGGCCTCACTGCGCTGGTCCGGGGAGATGCAACACTCGATGCGACATTTCTCGATCGCAGCCACGCGCTGTTCGGGGCACGTGCTGGGGATCAAGGCGAGCGAGCGCGGTTATGGGTCGACGTTTCGCGACACCTCGATCGCGACCACGAACGCGCGGCGCGGCGCGCCAGCGCCATGGCCGAATCCCAGGGAGTGCAGGTTGTCGCCAGTGGCGACGTGCGCACAGCTCGGCCCGAAGAACGAAACCTGCTCGATGCACTGACGTGTCTCTATGCCAGGACGTCCCTCGATCGCGCGGGCAGGCGGCTACTCCGCAACGGCGAACGTCACCTCAAGGCACGCCATGAGATGGTGGCACGCTTTGCCGATCGTCCCGACTGGATCCACGCAACCCGGACCATCGCAGAACGCTGTCACTTCGGCCTGGAGGTGCTCGAGTATCACTTCCCCGAATACCCCCTCGAGCCCGGGGAGAGCCAAGATGCAGCGCTCCGCCGACTCACCTACGAGGGTGCGCGAAGCCGCTACGGCGCTCCCTTGCCGAGCCCAGTGCATCGCCAGCTCGAACACGAACTCGCGATCATTGCAAGGCTGGGTCTGGCGGGATACTTCCTGATCGTCCACGACATCAGCTGCTTTGCCCGCAGTCGGGACATCCTGGTTCAAGGTCGGGGCTCGGCGGCCAATAGTGCCGTTTGTTATTCCCTGGCCATCACCGCCGTCGATCCGGTGGGGATGAAGCTCTTGTTCGAGCGTTTCCTTTCGGAGGAGCGCGGAGAGTGGCCCGACATCGACTTGGATCTGCCTTCGGGGGATCAACGCGAAACCGTCATCCAATACGTCTTCAAGAAATACGGCGAGCGCGGCGCCGCGATGACGGCAAACGTCATTACCTACCGCACTCGACTCGCCGTGCGGGAGCTGGGCAAGGTGCTGGGCATGAGCCCCGAGACGATTGGGCGACTCTCCAAACTCATTGCGAGCATCGACCACCGCGACGAGTTCGACACCCTCGAAGCCACACTTGCCCAGGCGGGAGTGGATCCCGCGGCCCCGCGTATCCACCGACTGCTCGGCCTGGTCGAACAAATCCGCGGCTTGCCGCGGCACCTCGGACAACACAGTGGCGGGGTCGTGATCGCCGCCGGCCATCTCGACGAAGTCGTCCCGATCGAGCCCGCCAGCATGAAAGACCGCTCGGTGGTGCAGTGGGACAAAGACGACTGCTCACAGATGGGCATCATCAAAATCGACTTGCTCGGCCTGGGCATGCTGGCGGCGTTGGAAGTCACAACGAGCCTGATTCAAAAACACGAAGGCATCGAAGTCGATCTTGCCAAGCTGCCCCAAGACGACCCCGCGACCTACGCCATGATGCGCGCAGCTGATACGATCGGCGTCTTCCAGATCGAGAGCCGAGCCCAGATGGCGACGCTTCCCCGGCTGAAACCCAAATGCTTCTACGACCTGGTGGTCGAGATTGCCCTGATCCGCCCGGGCCCCATCGTGGGACAGATGGTCAACCCCTACTTGGAGCGGCGCGCGGGCAGACAAGAGGTGAGCTATCCCCATCCCTCTCTCGAGCCCGTGCTCGAGCGCACCCTGGGCGTTCCCCTGTTTCAAGAACAAATTCTGCGCATCGCCATGATCGCCGCGGGCTTCAGCGGTGGCGAAGCAGAAGAATTGCGCCGGGCCATGGGTTTCAAGCGCTCTGAAGAGCGGATGGATCGCATCGAAGCGCGCTTGCGCGCGGGTATGACGGAGCGCGGGGTGAGCGCGAAAGCCCGGGATGAGATCGTGCAGTACATCTCATCGTTCGCGCGCTACGGGTTTCCCGAATCTCACTCCGCATCCTTTGCACTGATCGCCTACGCCTCGGCCTACCTGAAACGACACCACCCCGCGGCCTTTCTCGCCGGACTCTTGAACAGCTATCCCCTCGGCTTCTACAACCCCGCAACCCTGGTGAAAGATGCTCAGCGACACGGGGTGGTTGTGCGTCCCGTGGATGTCACGGCCTCGGATTGGCAATGCACTCTCGAGCCCGGCGTCATCGCCGACATCAACGATGACGGAGCCGAGCGCCCGGTACCCGCTGTGCGTATTGGACTGCGCTACGTAGGCGGCCTGAGTCAAAGAGCGGCAGAACAGTTGCTCGAGCAACGCGCCGTGGGCCCCTTTCACGGCATGCCCGATCTCACAAAACGGGTGACGCTCAAGCGAGACGAGATCACGGCGCTCGCCGAGTTGGGGGCACTCGCGATGCTCCCCGGAGCACCCGGACGAGAGCATCGCCGCGCCGCCCTGTGGCAGGTTGCGGCGCTGGAACGCGATCCGCGGTCGCTGTTTGCCGGGCTGCCGCCGGAAGCGCGCAGCCAAACAGACCGCGATCGCAACCGCAGGCGCAAGCCCAAGCGCAAACAGGCAGCTTCTCCCCTGGCGGAGTTGTCGCCCATCGAACGAACCCTGGCCGACTACCGGCTGTCGGGGCTCACGACCGGCCCGCAGATCCTGGCCTACTTGCGAGAGGGCTTGCGCCGCAGAGGGGTACTCTCGGCAGTGGAATTGCGAAGCGTCGAGAACGGTCGCTTCGTGCGCACGGCGGGCCATGTGATCGTCCGCCAGCACCCGGGCACGGCCAGGGGCTTCACGTTCTTGACCCTCGAAGACGAAACCGGCACTTCGAACGCCATCTTGACCCCGGACATGTTTCGCCGCTTCCGGGTACCGCTTGCGACCAGCGCCATCATCGAGATCGCTGGGCCTCTGCAAAACGCTCGAGGTGTGATCCACGTAAAGGTCGGACACCTTGCGGCACTGACTTCGAAGGCAGCCCATGCAACGGAAAACACAGAGAACACACTTCAGCGCACAAAACTCCCCCCTGGACGGCACTTCCGCTGA
- a CDS encoding CpsD/CapB family tyrosine-protein kinase produces MGEIADALRRANQPVDGSDASDASKVEVEAGTNAVPRHSEETTGEVTAAMNRAKEEASTAEGTGDLGASERSGHDATDKRSEAEISTVLPNTLSRVIFHVERHRHLCLRLRTEVDRGSARSLAIVSANRNEGKTIVACNIAASIAALFSERSVALVDLDLRNPSLAREFQVEVSMGIEQVLTGRAKLEQTCIRLLNPEIDLYPAAQPHRAAHELLVLPAFETFIRDLEERYTAVIIDTPPTLLVPDSTLIMRSAGYCVAVARAGATRAHRFQEMLDRLPAEKVLGKVLNDVPVPRHSQDDDYYYYANDESE; encoded by the coding sequence GTGGGTGAAATCGCCGACGCTCTGCGCAGGGCGAACCAGCCTGTAGACGGTTCCGACGCTTCCGACGCTTCCAAGGTAGAGGTCGAGGCCGGGACCAATGCGGTACCTCGCCACAGCGAAGAGACTACGGGGGAAGTCACTGCGGCGATGAATCGCGCCAAAGAAGAAGCGTCTACAGCCGAAGGCACAGGCGATCTCGGCGCTTCCGAGCGGTCGGGCCACGACGCCACGGATAAGCGCAGCGAAGCAGAGATTTCGACCGTCCTTCCGAACACCCTCAGTCGTGTGATCTTTCACGTCGAACGCCACAGGCATCTCTGTTTGAGGCTGCGAACGGAAGTCGACCGAGGATCTGCGCGAAGTCTCGCGATCGTGAGTGCCAATCGCAACGAGGGCAAGACGATCGTCGCCTGCAATATCGCCGCTTCGATCGCAGCCCTGTTCAGCGAGCGCAGTGTGGCTCTCGTGGATCTTGATCTGCGCAATCCATCCCTCGCACGAGAGTTCCAGGTTGAGGTTTCCATGGGTATCGAGCAGGTCCTGACGGGCCGAGCAAAGCTAGAACAGACCTGTATCCGCTTGCTCAATCCGGAGATCGACCTGTACCCGGCTGCCCAACCTCATCGCGCTGCCCATGAGTTGTTGGTGCTTCCGGCGTTCGAAACATTCATTCGCGACCTCGAAGAGCGCTACACGGCCGTGATCATCGACACCCCACCCACCCTGCTGGTGCCGGACTCCACCTTGATCATGCGCAGTGCCGGATACTGTGTGGCAGTCGCACGAGCGGGCGCGACCCGGGCGCACCGGTTCCAGGAGATGCTCGATCGCCTTCCGGCTGAGAAAGTACTCGGCAAGGTGCTCAACGACGTGCCGGTGCCGAGGCACTCGCAAGATGACGACTATTACTACTACGCAAATGATGAATCCGAATGA
- a CDS encoding AAA family ATPase, with translation MYEAFFGFREPPFSLTPDPRFLWLSETHQEGLATLVYGITRHKGFLLLTGEVGTGKTTLLRAAMAQIPPDTDTALVLNTVALTPLDLLKLIAAEFGIEGKFESTADYIIALNRMLLEQLRKGRNTVLIIDEAQNLDQETLEEVRLLSNLETDTSKLMQIVLTGQPELLHMLAGPDLRQLRQRIAVEHHMVPLKLDQMIPYLAHRMKVAGAEFDDVFEAGVEVSFFAFSQGCPRLISLLADRVLLSAYAKGIKPIGPEFIETKAKDMDGIRQASLPTAHEVGVDRG, from the coding sequence ATGTACGAAGCATTTTTCGGCTTCCGCGAGCCGCCTTTCTCACTTACCCCCGACCCACGTTTCCTGTGGCTCTCCGAAACCCATCAGGAAGGATTGGCGACCCTCGTCTACGGGATCACCCGGCACAAGGGCTTCCTCCTGCTCACCGGAGAGGTCGGTACTGGGAAGACGACACTCCTGCGCGCAGCCATGGCCCAGATTCCGCCGGACACCGACACCGCGCTGGTTCTCAATACGGTTGCCCTCACACCGTTGGATCTACTGAAACTGATCGCAGCGGAATTTGGCATCGAGGGGAAATTCGAATCGACGGCAGACTACATCATCGCCCTCAATCGCATGCTGCTCGAACAGCTGCGCAAGGGCCGCAACACGGTACTGATCATCGACGAGGCGCAAAATCTCGATCAGGAAACTCTGGAAGAGGTGCGGCTGCTCTCAAATCTGGAAACCGATACCTCGAAGTTGATGCAAATTGTTTTGACCGGACAGCCCGAGTTGTTGCACATGCTGGCGGGTCCTGACCTGCGACAATTGCGTCAGCGCATTGCTGTCGAGCACCACATGGTGCCTCTCAAGCTCGACCAGATGATCCCCTATCTCGCCCACCGCATGAAGGTAGCGGGAGCTGAGTTCGACGATGTGTTCGAGGCGGGCGTCGAAGTTTCGTTTTTTGCTTTTTCTCAGGGTTGCCCCAGATTGATTAGTCTGTTGGCCGATCGGGTCTTGCTTTCGGCGTACGCCAAGGGCATAAAACCGATCGGACCCGAATTTATCGAAACGAAGGCCAAAGACATGGATGGAATTCGACAGGCCAGCCTTCCGACGGCCCATGAAGTTGGAGTAGACCGTGGGTGA
- a CDS encoding response regulator — protein MSATILVVDDEPPLLRLVARVLERQEFTVLTASDGDEAIDLFDKHIDSIDGVLLDIFIPPNGVAEVMDHMISARGDLVVILSSGDDPEPAIAEKLKSQGGAFLRKPYLPKAMLKLLETQLDTKRQSRRERGHDESVPGREQEDV, from the coding sequence GTGTCAGCCACAATTCTTGTCGTAGACGACGAACCGCCTCTGCTGCGGCTGGTCGCCCGAGTGCTCGAACGGCAGGAATTTACGGTGTTGACCGCGTCTGACGGTGACGAAGCGATCGACCTGTTCGACAAACATATCGACTCGATCGACGGTGTTCTCCTCGATATTTTCATTCCACCCAATGGTGTAGCCGAGGTGATGGATCACATGATTTCTGCGCGCGGCGATCTCGTTGTGATTCTCTCGAGCGGCGACGATCCGGAACCCGCGATCGCGGAAAAACTAAAGAGCCAGGGAGGTGCGTTCCTGCGCAAGCCTTATCTCCCCAAGGCGATGCTCAAGTTGCTCGAGACTCAGCTCGACACGAAGCGTCAGTCCCGACGAGAGCGCGGCCACGACGAATCGGTTCCGGGGCGCGAGCAGGAAGACGTTTGA